In Chlamydia gallinacea 08-1274/3, the sequence TCAATATCTCAAGGAGCTATTGAGAATATCTTTTGTTTCATCTCACGATATAAGGTAAAAGATTTCTTAGGATTTATACCCTCTTTATCTATTAGATGCTTAGCAACAAAAAAATACTGTCTAGCTTTAACATAGTCATGCCTCTCAAAAAAAAGCTTGCTAAGTTTCAGATGTAAAGCAATATCATCTTGTGCTTCTTGAGCACACTGCTCTAAAAAAGCAATAGCTTCGGATATTTTTCCCAAATGCATCGCTACAGAAGCTAACCTACGACGTACTTCCATACATTTGGGAAACTTTTTCCAAGCTTTTTTTAAAGAAACTTCATAATTGACAATTTCTTCGTAAGTAGTTCCGGGATGTGTAAAAAGCAATTGCAAAGTTGCTCTATCCATATTACCTTGAAGGTAATCCTCCCCTACAGATTTGGCGTGTGCTGCCCTTTGAAGCAAAGCCTCGCCTTCCTTTCTCTTTCCTTTTAAAATTTTTACTATGCCGAGCAATTCGTCTAATTCTCGATCTTCGACATATTCTCTTGCTTTTTCATAAGCAACTTCTGCGCTGTCATAAGATTGTTTTTGCATAGCAAACGAACCTTTATTAATAAAGGTAAGTCCTAGTATCTCCTTACAAGAACGGACTTTCAGCTCTTGAGCACTAATACAATCGCAATATTGTTCTGTGGGTAAATGTCGACCTCCTGCAGTTGTCTCAATATTAATTTTCCCCTCTCCATAGCGCAGATAAATATGCCCTGGAGGAGTAACTGATTCCAAAGGAAGCAATAAACGCTGAGCTAAAGATAAATATAAAGAAGAAACCCCTAAGCAAACACCAAATTTTCTATCCGCTACTGAAGAAAGAATAGAAAATTCATCAGCAAACATTTCATTTTTTGAAGGATAACGAATCTCTTCCTCATAAAATAAAATCGTATTAAGAGCATCTATAGTTGCTCTATAGTAGTTCTCAGATCCGAAAGCATAGTGCTCAGTATCTAAATAACGTTTGCGTTCGATATACGCCCGTAAAGCTAAAATATCGAGATAACACGTATAATATCGTGCTTTCTCCTCTTCCCCTGGAAACTCTGCAAGTATTAATGCCCTGGCTAAATCCTCTTCGGGAGTAATGTCTTGGGATTCGTCTCTGCTACAAAATAAGAAAATCCCTGGTAAAGACAATTTCTTCATTACAGAAATATCTTGAGAAGAAAAACGATACTGAGGTTGCTTAGACAACAAAATCACCTGAGATAAAATTCTCATTTCTTCTATAGATAATTCTGGGAAAAAATTAACTAATCGCTGAGCACTTTGTTGATCCTGATATAAGAAAAAGCATGCGCATAGACGTTCTAAACAGTAAGGATCTAAATTCCAAAATGTCTCTACGTGTTCACATTGGCATTTCTTATAAGAACTTGTCTCCCTTTCACTTCCTTGAACTAAAACAACAAAAGTTAACAAAATGAAGACTAGCCTAAGCCTATACATGCATATCCCATTTACACGGCTACCGAAAAACTTAGGATAACAGAATGTTTTATAAAGTCTCTAAGCCATTTCACTTTATTTAGGAGCATCTTTTGACTTTTAATAATTTTTGTGATTTTTCTTGAGTTATCTTTAATTTACTTTAAGAAACTAGCAATGAAGTATTCGATTTATTTGTTTTTAGTGTCTTCGGGGATGATAGCGTCTACGTCGTTAGGTTTTGCGGATCCTACGGAGAAGAATTTGGACTCATCTACGAGTTATAACGGAAATACAGCTAGCTCAAGCTTCACTCCATTAACTACTTCTGATTCTAACGGAACGCAATATATTTGTACTGGTGATGTTTGCATTATGTATGCGGGGACAGCTTCTTCAGGGACAACGAACACGGCGTTGAGTACTAGCTGCTTTCAAGAAAGTCAAGGAGATCTTTCATTTGTAGGTAACGGGTATTCCTTATGTTTTGATAATGTTAAAGCAACATCGAAACCTTCCGTTATAGAAGTAGGCAGTACTAATAAAAATTTATCTTTATCTGGATTTTCTTTATTTTCATGTACTTCGTGTCCTCCAGGGACTACGGGGAATGGAGCAATAAAATCATCAGGATCTACAACTTTGAGTAATGATGCGAAGCTTATGTTTGATAGGAACTGCTCCACGGATAATGGAGGAGCGATTACTTGTAAAGGTTGTACGATTCAGAATACTTCAGGATCTGCGATTTTTATTAACAACAGTTCGGCTAAAAGTGGGGGAGCAATATATTCTACCAGTGCAACGACGATATCTTCTAACAATCAAGTGATGTTTTCTGGGAACTCTACGACGGGGAGTTCGAGCTCTTCAGGAGGGGCTATCTGGTGTTCGGATACATCCACTAATAATTTAGATTTGAAATTTGAGGGGAACAAAGAGCTGATATTTTCAGGGAATAGTTCTACGACGAGTGGAGGAGCGATTTATGCGGATAAGTTGACGATAGTGACGGGAGGTCCGACTTTGTTTACGAGGAACTCTGTGAAATCGACATCATCACCTACAGGAGGAGCGATTTGTATTAATAGTACGAATGGCGAATGTAGTTTAACAGCGGAGTTGGGTGATTTAATATTTGATGGGAATACTATTATCACTACAAGCGGATCTACGACTACGAAACGCAATGCGATTGACTTAGGTACGAGTGGGAAGTTTACTACATTGAATGCTCGTGAAGGTTATGGGATCTACTTTTATGATCCTATTGCTAATAATGGAAATACTGCGACTACGCTTGAATTAAACAAAGCAAGTGGTTCTGACACCTATACAGGACAGATTGTTTTTTCAGGGGAGAGGTTATCTGCGTCTGAGAAAGCAGAAGCTGATAACTTAAAATCTTACTTTAAGCAGCCGATTAAGGTTGGAGCGGGTTCTTTAGTTCTTAGAGATGGAGTGACTTTAGAAGCGAATAAAGTTGAGCAGACAGCGGGTTCAGCTGTTGTTATGGATTTGGGTACTACTTTACAAACTCCAAGTACTGGAGGAGAAACGATTACTTTAGAAAACCTCGAGATTAACGTAGCATCTCTGGGGGGGGGGGGGGTACTCCTGCCAAGATCTCTTCACAGACAGCAAGTAAAAACGTCACTATCAATAATGTTAATTTAGTTGATTCTGACGGCAACGCTTACGAACAACCAGTCTTTTCTACAACGACTCCTTTCTCAGCATTAGAAGTATCCACAAGTACGGGCCAAATAACTATCCCAACATCCAATTTAACCGACTTTGTTCCTACGGCACATTATGGTTATCAGGGAAATTGGACGGTAACTTGGTCTCAAGCAGCGAACGCTGCCACAAACTCTACTACGCTTTCTTGGCAACAAACAGGCTACAACCCTAACCCTGAGCGTGTAGGTGCCTTAGTTCCTAATACCCTTTGGGGAGCTTTTGCCGACATCCGTGCTTTACAAAACCTTATGGAAATGAGTATCCAAGGTGCGGATTACCATAGAGGGTTCTGGGTATCGGGAATAGCGAGCTTTCTAAATCGCAGTGGAACACCCACACAAAGGAAATTCCGCCATTCAGGTGCAGGTTATGCTTTAGGAGTCTTAGCAACAACCCCTACAGAAGATATCTTCTCAGCAGCCTTCTGCCAATTGTTCGGAAGAGATAAAGATTACTTAGTCTCTAAGAATAAATCGGATGTATATGCAGGATCTGTTTACTACCAACACATTTCTTTCTGGGATGTGTGGAACCAACTGCTTCAGAATATGTTAGGGACACAGGCACCTTTAGTTCTTAATGCCCAGTTGGCTTATAGTCATGCGTCCAACGACATGAAAACCAACATGACAACGACATACGCCCCCCCTAATACAGTCTTTCCAGAGATTCGTGGAGAGTGGGGCAATGACTGCTTTGCTGTTGAGCTAGGAGCTAAGACACCTATAGAATTCCAGACATGGAGATTTTTCGACAGTTATTCTCCTTTCCTGAAGTTCCAGTTGGTATATGCTCATCAAGAAGACTTTAAGGAGAACAATAGTTCTGAGGGTAGGTATTTTGAGAGTAGTCATCTGACGAATTTAGCTATGCCTTTAGGTGTGAAATTTGAGAGATTTTCAGATGAAAATCAAGCGTCGTATGACCTTACTCTTGCGTATTCTCCCGATCTTGTAAGAAGCAATCCTGATTGTTTAGTGTCGTTGTTGGTCAGTCCTACAACAGGCGTGTGGACAACTTATGGAACGAATCTTGCAAGACAAGCCTTCATTGTCCAGGCAGGAACACATCTAGCTCCAACACCTAGCATGGAAAT encodes:
- a CDS encoding transglutaminase family protein; translated protein: MYRLRLVFILLTFVVLVQGSERETSSYKKCQCEHVETFWNLDPYCLERLCACFFLYQDQQSAQRLVNFFPELSIEEMRILSQVILLSKQPQYRFSSQDISVMKKLSLPGIFLFCSRDESQDITPEEDLARALILAEFPGEEEKARYYTCYLDILALRAYIERKRYLDTEHYAFGSENYYRATIDALNTILFYEEEIRYPSKNEMFADEFSILSSVADRKFGVCLGVSSLYLSLAQRLLLPLESVTPPGHIYLRYGEGKINIETTAGGRHLPTEQYCDCISAQELKVRSCKEILGLTFINKGSFAMQKQSYDSAEVAYEKAREYVEDRELDELLGIVKILKGKRKEGEALLQRAAHAKSVGEDYLQGNMDRATLQLLFTHPGTTYEEIVNYEVSLKKAWKKFPKCMEVRRRLASVAMHLGKISEAIAFLEQCAQEAQDDIALHLKLSKLFFERHDYVKARQYFFVAKHLIDKEGINPKKSFTLYREMKQKIFSIAP
- a CDS encoding polymorphic outer membrane protein middle domain-containing protein, whose protein sequence is MKYSIYLFLVSSGMIASTSLGFADPTEKNLDSSTSYNGNTASSSFTPLTTSDSNGTQYICTGDVCIMYAGTASSGTTNTALSTSCFQESQGDLSFVGNGYSLCFDNVKATSKPSVIEVGSTNKNLSLSGFSLFSCTSCPPGTTGNGAIKSSGSTTLSNDAKLMFDRNCSTDNGGAITCKGCTIQNTSGSAIFINNSSAKSGGAIYSTSATTISSNNQVMFSGNSTTGSSSSSGGAIWCSDTSTNNLDLKFEGNKELIFSGNSSTTSGGAIYADKLTIVTGGPTLFTRNSVKSTSSPTGGAICINSTNGECSLTAELGDLIFDGNTIITTSGSTTTKRNAIDLGTSGKFTTLNAREGYGIYFYDPIANNGNTATTLELNKASGSDTYTGQIVFSGERLSASEKAEADNLKSYFKQPIKVGAGSLVLRDGVTLEANKVEQTAGSAVVMDLGTTLQTPSTGGETITLENLEINVASLGGGGVLLPRSLHRQQVKTSLSIMLI
- a CDS encoding autotransporter outer membrane beta-barrel domain-containing protein, which gives rise to MEMSIQGADYHRGFWVSGIASFLNRSGTPTQRKFRHSGAGYALGVLATTPTEDIFSAAFCQLFGRDKDYLVSKNKSDVYAGSVYYQHISFWDVWNQLLQNMLGTQAPLVLNAQLAYSHASNDMKTNMTTTYAPPNTVFPEIRGEWGNDCFAVELGAKTPIEFQTWRFFDSYSPFLKFQLVYAHQEDFKENNSSEGRYFESSHLTNLAMPLGVKFERFSDENQASYDLTLAYSPDLVRSNPDCLVSLLVSPTTGVWTTYGTNLARQAFIVQAGTHLAPTPSMEIFSQFGFELRGSSRNYTVDLGTKFQF